The following nucleotide sequence is from Paenibacillus andongensis.
CGTGACGCCATCAGCTGCGGGCAGCACAGTTACGGGAAGTGTGTATAGACAGGTGTCAGCACAATCGGTTCAAGTAGTACCAACGATTACGTCGATTCAGTTGACTCCGTCGGCAGCCTCAGAAATGACCGTACAAACGGCTCCCGCATCCCATGGCGCCACGGCCAGCATTAATGATACGAATGCTGCGATTCATTATTCCGGTTCATGGGGTTATAGCAACAATCGAGGACTCGGAGATTATCAGAACGATGTTCATTACACCGAGAATAACAATGATTATTTTGAATATGTTTTCAAGGGAACGGGCATCGAGTTGATCACAGAGAAAGATACTTCGCAGGGCGATATCGATATTTACGTTGACGATGTATTCAAGCAAACCGTGAGTACTTATCATTCTAGTCGATTAGCACAGCAAACGGTGTACAGCATTGCAGGATTGCCGAGTGGTTCTCATACGCTTAAAGTTGTGAAAAAATCGGGATCCTATATGCTGCTCGATAAATTAACGATAGTTGTAGGCGATCTGATGAGTCCGGATACAGGCAATTTTGACAAAATGATAACTGCACAGGCGGATGTGAGTACAACGTTGTCCCTAGGCGAGTATGTACTTGAACGAATCGACAATGGCCGAACTACCCTAGTACCAGGCACCGATTATACATTAGTAGGCAATACGTTGACGATCAAGAAGTCATACCTTGCAGCGCAGCCGGTCGGAACTACGAATCTGACATTTGTCTTCAGTGGGGATTATCAGAATGATGTGCATTTTACAGAAACGAACAACGATTATTTCACATACACCTTTAAAGGAACCGGAGTTGCTGTTATTACGGAAAAAGATGCTTCACAAGGTGAAATCGACGTATACGTGGATAATGTTTTCAAACAAACTGTTAACACGTATAATGCGACGCGGTTAGTTCAACAAACGGTGTACAGTATCGCCGATCTGTCCAACAGCTTGCATACGATCAAAGTCGTGAAAAAAACAGGCAGCTACATGCTGCTGGATAAACTAAGCTTTACGGTTGCGCAAGTCCCGTCAACTGCAGCCGTAACGACGACTGGGGTCTCTAAGGTCAAAAGTACAAGCGCAACGATTGCCGGGAATGTAACGGCTGATGGAGGTTCTGCTGTCACATCGCGAGGAATTGTGTATGCAACAGCACCTACTCCTACAATAACTGGTTCCGGATCAACCAAAGTTGCCATTGGTTCTGGATTAGGCGTGTTTAGCGGAAAAATAAAGAAATTGAAACCTAATACGACGTATTACGCCAGAACTTACGCGACCAACGCAGCTGGAACGAGCTATGGGGCTGAAGTTACTTTTAAAACAAGTAAGCAATCCGAGAATCAGAATGATCATGAAGACGATGACCAGAATGATCAATAACTATTCGAGTACTGCGGCGAGTAAATTTTCTGAGCGTTACACCATAGGCATCTGAGATATCGAGCCCTTCTAAGTTGTCAAGGGAGGGCTCGATATTTTTATTTGATAATCCCCAATCATACATGATATATTGAGTGTAAAAAATTGAGGGTGTCACATGGGTAATAAAATTAGTCGTGTTAATTTAACTGAAGAAATTTATCGGATTGTCAAAGAAGACATTTTAACTCATAAATTAAAATCCGGCGAAAAAATTAACATTGATCAATTAGCGCGCGCTTTAGAAGTAAGCAACATTCCGATTCGTGAAGCTCTCTCTAGATTGCAATCAGAAGGATATCTGAATGTTATTCCTTTTAAAGGAATGTTTGTGAATAAGATGAGTGTCAAAGAGTTGGACGAATTATTTGAAATTAGACTGCAGCTTGAACCGTTTGCTGTTGAAAAGGCTACGCTGCTTATTCCTGATGATATCTTAGAGCGGCTGCAAGAAACTATGAATTCTCTTCAAACCCAGCAATCACCGAGATCGACTAACGGTTTGGAGACAATTAAAGAAATGAACATGTCTTTACATGGTACTATTCTTGCCTATTGCGAAAATACCAACTTACAGAATTTGGTTTGGGGGTATATTGAACAGAATCAAAGATATTTAACCTACATCCAATTGAATTTGGATATTAATTCCACGAATGAGGAATGGGTGGAACATAATGCGGTCTTGCAGAAATTAAAGCAGCGAGATCCCAAAGGCGCATCCGACGCCATGTCTCAACATATTAGTAACTCCCGCAAAAGGACGAATGCTCACTTTATGGAAGCAGGAAGTAACTAGTCGAATTTTATCAGGGGGATTGCTTTAACGGTTGATTGCAGTACGTCTTTTGGATACTGAAAAAGAGGTATTGTAGCAATCCTCTACAATATTATCATACATGATATACGATAAAAAGGAGGGTTAAGATGACTCCAATCGAAGGAGAGGAATCGCAGTTGACTGGCGGTAAAAAAATCGTTTTTCTTGGGGACAGTATTACAGATGAAGGGACGTTTATTACTTATCTGGATACATATTTTGAGCAGCGTACGTCCGACATTCCTTTTACATTCATAAACCTAGGCATAAGCAGTGAGACAGCCTCTGGATTAACCGAGGCCGACCATCCATTTCCACGTCCCTATATCCATGATCGATTAGCTAGGGCGCTACAAGAAAGCAAACCGGATTGGGTTGTTGTGGGATACGGAATGAATGATGGCATCTATTCGCCATTTTTAATTGAACGATTTCAAGCTTATCAAAATGGTATTCTTACAGCCATTCGATTGATCCATCAGCACGGAGCAAAAGCCATCATCATGACGCCTCCGCCATTTGATCCCGAATCTATGGATGCTAATGTTCTTTTGCCCGATGGTCAAAAAGATTACAGCTATAAGGAGCCATATGCACGCTACAATGATGTCCTTAGACACTATGCTAATTGGCTGCTAACGCTGGATTCAATTGCTGATGAAGTCGTGAATATCTTCGACCCACTTCTTCAGCATAGAGAAAGTGAACGCGAAATGAACCCTGGCTATCGTTCGGGTGACGGTATTCATCCCAATTCAGATGGTCATTGGATAATGGCTAAAACGCTTTTAAGCCGTTTATTTCATATTACCTTGGAACAGGTGCCTGATTTCGTAGAACATCCCGATCAATCCCCAATATTTCAATTGATTTTGCAGCGTCAACGGTTATTAGGCTCAGCATGGAAAGAGCATGTAGGTCATACCAATCCTAATAAAAAGGAAGCTTTGCCGCTGGAATTAGCCTTTAGAAAAGGCGAAGAGATCACCATGCAAATCCGGATGATCGCCGCAAAGTCTTAAGTTACACTCCCGAAATTTTCATGATTCATTGATAAATTAGAAGGCTTCCGTATATCGTAAGCGGGATAATCGTGTAAGCGCGTTTTTCGCGCTTAATTCAGACAAAAAAGTACCATCAGGGTTTGAAACTTCCCTGACGGTACTTTTTTTGCCGTTATTTTATTGAACATCAGCGACAACGAATTTGTCGTTCACTTTTTTTGTTGTATACGCTGCACCGTCTTTGGTAGTGAACTTCACTTGATCCTTCGAATTCGAAGCGTCGAACGTAATATCTTCTTTTTTGGTAGCGAGAAGGTTCGAAGTAAAGAAAGACTTTTTGTTTGTTACGATAGCATTATCCGCTTTTTGATCGGTTAGGTAATGAGCAGTTAGTTTATCTACCATTGCAGTATCGAAGTAGCTGGAAAGAAATTTCACTGCTTTTTCTTTGCCGTCTGCAGCTTTAGGGTTGAGGATAAACGCGCCGTCACTGGATTTGGCTTCCGCAAAGAGGAAGTCCACTTTCTCTTGAGCGATTCTAGCAGCTATATAGCCTTTCATATTAACGGCATCTTGGCTTTCAGCAGTTGCTTGCGGAGAAGCTGCAACGTTCGTTGTAGCCGCAGGGCTCGGGGATGATTTCGGTTGGCTGGAAGAGCAAGCTGCTCCTGTCAACATCACGGATAGTAGAATGAGTCCTGCTGCTGTTTTTTTCAAAGTCATTGTCATGCACCTCTTCATTTCATCGTTCGGATAAGTCTGATTTTGTAAAATTATCCGAAATATATATTATTTTTAATCAGCAATATAAGAATATATACGAAATTGTGAGAAATTGCAAATTCTCCTTCTTGCAGGTTAGACCTATGTGAAAAATAGTCAATGGCTGAACATTGGAAGAGGTCAATATTTTACCCGAAAAAGTAAATTCATGAACTAGACGGTAAACACCTTATTCATTATAGTGGGTTTAAAGATAACTAACCTAAAAGAGGTGTTCACTTGAATAGTCGATTATTGTTGGAAGCGCTGCAGGCTGCGGAGGCGGATCACGCTTCCCTTTTTGAAGAAGTCAGAACGCGATCCGCGGATATACGCTCTGGTATGGACAATCCGCTGCTGGATGCCCACCAGAAAGAAATCCGGCAGTTGGCTGATCAATTTCTCATGCAGCCCATCGAGGCGTTGCCCTTCAGCGCATTTCGATTATTTCAATTAAATGGTTCGAGAAAAGAATTCGAGAAGGTCTACTTCGATCGCCGACGTCGGCTTGCTGCTTTAGCAATCGCTGCCCTAACGGAAGATGATGCAGCATTCATTCCTGCACTCGAGGACATAATTTGGGCCATATGCGATGAATACACATGGTGCTTGCCTGCACACCTGAACGTTCATGATCTCGAAGCGGAAAATGATGCGTCAAAGCATGTTGATTTGTTCGCTTCAGAGACAGCGCATGCATTGAGTGAGATTTGTCATTTGTTCAAGGATCGACTCGATCCACAAATTGTTAAACGCGCACGCCACGAGGTTATGCGAAGAGTACTGAATCCGTATATGCAGCTCAAGAGTGTGTTTGGGTGGGAAACAGCAACGAACAACTGGTCGGCTGTATGCGCAGGAAGTATCGGAATGGCTGCTATTTATATGATTCAGGATTCGAGAATCCTGATGCCATTGTTAAATCGTGTTTTTGAAGCGATGGCGTGTTTCCTTGAAGGGTTCACCGAAGAGGGGGCGTGTCTCGAAGGTCTCGGATACTGGTACTACGGTTTCGGTTATTACGTTTATTTTGCAGAGCTGCTGAAGCAGCGTACAGGTGGACAGGTCGATCTGCTTCTGGTTGAAAAGAAAGCAAAACGTATTGCGGAGTTCCCGCAATTCTGCTTTTTACAGGAGAATCATGTGGCGAATTTCTCCGATTGCGGGCGTACGAGCGGTATTCAGTCTGGCTTGTTCAGCCGGCTATGCCAAAGGATTGAACAACTCCGCATCCCGTCACTGACGCATCGCCTTAATTCAATTGATCACTGCGGCCGTTTCGCAACGGCAATTCGTGATCTGGCTTGGACGGACTATGCGCTGCTGGAAAAAAGAGAAGGGCTGCCGCTTCATTCAGAGTTCCTTCAAGAAGCCGAATGGATGGTGAGCCGGTGTCAGGTTGGCGGTAAACTTATTAGCTTTGCGGCCAAAGGCGGACATAATGCAGAGCCTCATAATCATAATGATATCGGACATTTTGTCTTGGTAGTGGACGGCGTCAGGTGGTGGGAGGATCTTGGTGCCGGTTTATATACAAGACAATATTTTGGCGATGAACGTTATTCGATTCTTTGCAACAGCTCGGCTGGGCATAGTGTTCCCATCATCAATGGCTGCTTTCAAAGCGAGGGAGAGCAGTATCGATCGCAGGTAGTGGAAGTGGGTATTCAAGAAGGTAGAGATCGATTCCTATTGGATCTGCGGCAAGCTTATGACGTACCGCAACTGCTCAAATTAGAGCGATTGTTCGATTTGGACAAGCAGCAGGGCAAGTTAACGATTTCTGACAGCTATGAATTCTCGGAATCTCCTACATCGATTACTGAGCGTTTCATTACCCTTTATCCGCCAGAAGTCGGTAGGGAAGGGGAGATCATTTTAAGAGCGAGTGAAGGTCGGAATCTTCGCCTACTATATGAAGCTCGGCGGTTGCATGCAACGATCCAGACTGCTGAACATCTTGATCATTCTGGCAATTCCGAGACCGTGTATCTCATTGATTTACAGAGTAGAGATTCAGCTAGGCAGCAGGTCATATCTGTTACGCTAGAGCCTGTGTTTTAATAAGTTAATGGATGTAATAGTAATGAGCATCGAAGCCGTACTCTTTTGCATGGTCGGCTATCCATTGGAGGACAGCGTAGAGCTCCTCGAGTGCTGTTGGATACTTGGCCTCAGGCGAAAGGCTATAATTGGGGAATACGACGGCTGCCTGAGCACCAACGGCAAGCTCGCGGACCAAGCGATCATGCGTATGTGCATTTCCGAAAACCCACCCAGCACCGTGGATATACAGGATAACAGGGAGTGTCGGCGGTGAATTCTTTGGTCGCAGAATTCTCACGGATACTTCACCGCTCGGGCCACCTGCGATTGTAAGATCTTGCATGTCGACAGTTTCTTTATGGACGGGCTCGGATTGCACCTTGTCAACAGTCTCGCGCCCTTTTCAACAATTGAACTAGTATACAGCAATAATTAAGTGTTATTATGAAAGGAAATAAGTAGAAAAAGGATGTGGATAAATTGGAAGCGCTATCTATGAGTTCCCTTCAAGCAGGTAATACGTCACATAACTATGAAGTTATTCCGAATTGGGCCAAAGTACCCGAGAATGTCACGCTAGGTTACACACACGGAATTGAAGTTGATCAAATGGATCGCTTTTATTTGTTCCATACCGGAACGCCTTCTGTTGTGGTATTTGACCGCAATGGGCAATATTTGAATGCATGGGGCGAAGAATTCGAGGGAGGTGCGCACGGCTTTTATCTTCACAAAGAAGCAGGTGGCGAATTCCTTTATGTGACCGATACGGACAAAGGGATTATGGTTAAAACAACATTAACCGGCGAACATTTGTTAACGATCGGGACGCCAGATCTACCTGAGATTTATGATGCTGAACGCAAATTTGTGCCTACGGATGTAGCTGTGGCGCCAAATGGCGATATTTATATTGCGGATGGTTATGGTCAAAGCTGGGTGCATCAATATAATGCACTTGGTGACTATATTCGCTCATGGGGAGGAAAAGGCTCTGAAGTTGGGCAATTCGCTTGTCCGCATGGTATTTCCGTTGATTTGCGACGCGGAGAACCGGAACTTTATGTTGCGGATCGAGGCAATCATCGGATCCAAGTATTTACTCTAGATGGGCAATTCAAACGCGCTTTTGACCATGATATGGATATGCCTTGCAGCTTCTATTTCTACAAGGATGAAATGTATTTTCCGGACTTATACAGCCGTGTAACGGTATTCGATAAACATGATAGATTAATTACGCACTTGGGTGAGGATCGTCAAGCTAAATCACAGGAGGGATGGCCTAATCTGGATAAAGCTTACTATCGCGCAAACAAATTCAGTTCTCCGCATGGCATCTGTGTCGATTCGCGTGGAGATGTGTATGTTGCCGAGTGGATTTCGGATGGGCGTTTGACCAAGCTGGCTCGCAGTTAATTGAAATCATTATGTTGCTTATCATGCAGGAACAAAGTCACTCTTCCGAGAGTGGCTTATTTTTGTGCTCTACGCAGCTAATTTTAACTTTACCTTAAGATACGCTAACTTTTTCTGAGTAAACGATAAGCTTGTTATCCAACATGTGCGTTATAGTTGATTTGTTGATAAGAGCTACATTTTGGAGGGATAACGTTGAGTAAATCAACCAAGGAAGAAGTCGAATTTTATAAGAAAAATGGTAGCTCGCCGAGAACCTTTCAGAAGTAGTTTGTGGAAAAAGTCCCTGTTTTGTAATCATACAAAACAGGGATTAGGGACAGCCAAGTCAAAAGCTGCTGCTGGATTGGATGCAGAAATGGTATCCACTTAGCGCTCAACCGTACATTTCATGTCGATTCCCGTATAGCCGCTCCTTCTGTAGCCAAATAGGTAAGGTTCACCCACTGTGAACCTTTTTTTGATATCTACCTGCCGTCCATCCCATGGTCCAATCACAGAAAAGCGCACCATACTACTTCTATCTGTATCCTAACCTCAACAATCACCTGGTATCACCAGATATCAGCGGAACGTAGAAGCCTTATTTTGCTCAAAACTGCGTATATCACGTTTTTGCGGAACGTGGAGCCTCTATTTCCCACTTTGGGGGTGTAAAAACCGGTAAAACAAAGAAATAGAGCCTCCTCGTTCCGCTTGCCAGCCCTGCGTCGGCATAATCACCGAAATAGCGCCACCTCGTTCCCCCTGAACCTCAAATTAGCAGCTTTTATGTCCGAAATCACTCCAAAGAATTTAGATTCGATCAGCTAGCTTATCAGTAACTGAACAGATTTCTAT
It contains:
- a CDS encoding GntR family transcriptional regulator, which encodes MGNKISRVNLTEEIYRIVKEDILTHKLKSGEKINIDQLARALEVSNIPIREALSRLQSEGYLNVIPFKGMFVNKMSVKELDELFEIRLQLEPFAVEKATLLIPDDILERLQETMNSLQTQQSPRSTNGLETIKEMNMSLHGTILAYCENTNLQNLVWGYIEQNQRYLTYIQLNLDINSTNEEWVEHNAVLQKLKQRDPKGASDAMSQHISNSRKRTNAHFMEAGSN
- a CDS encoding SGNH/GDSL hydrolase family protein — translated: MTPIEGEESQLTGGKKIVFLGDSITDEGTFITYLDTYFEQRTSDIPFTFINLGISSETASGLTEADHPFPRPYIHDRLARALQESKPDWVVVGYGMNDGIYSPFLIERFQAYQNGILTAIRLIHQHGAKAIIMTPPPFDPESMDANVLLPDGQKDYSYKEPYARYNDVLRHYANWLLTLDSIADEVVNIFDPLLQHRESEREMNPGYRSGDGIHPNSDGHWIMAKTLLSRLFHITLEQVPDFVEHPDQSPIFQLILQRQRLLGSAWKEHVGHTNPNKKEALPLELAFRKGEEITMQIRMIAAKS
- a CDS encoding heparinase II/III-family protein encodes the protein MNSRLLLEALQAAEADHASLFEEVRTRSADIRSGMDNPLLDAHQKEIRQLADQFLMQPIEALPFSAFRLFQLNGSRKEFEKVYFDRRRRLAALAIAALTEDDAAFIPALEDIIWAICDEYTWCLPAHLNVHDLEAENDASKHVDLFASETAHALSEICHLFKDRLDPQIVKRARHEVMRRVLNPYMQLKSVFGWETATNNWSAVCAGSIGMAAIYMIQDSRILMPLLNRVFEAMACFLEGFTEEGACLEGLGYWYYGFGYYVYFAELLKQRTGGQVDLLLVEKKAKRIAEFPQFCFLQENHVANFSDCGRTSGIQSGLFSRLCQRIEQLRIPSLTHRLNSIDHCGRFATAIRDLAWTDYALLEKREGLPLHSEFLQEAEWMVSRCQVGGKLISFAAKGGHNAEPHNHNDIGHFVLVVDGVRWWEDLGAGLYTRQYFGDERYSILCNSSAGHSVPIINGCFQSEGEQYRSQVVEVGIQEGRDRFLLDLRQAYDVPQLLKLERLFDLDKQQGKLTISDSYEFSESPTSITERFITLYPPEVGREGEIILRASEGRNLRLLYEARRLHATIQTAEHLDHSGNSETVYLIDLQSRDSARQQVISVTLEPVF
- a CDS encoding 6-bladed beta-propeller, whose amino-acid sequence is MSSLQAGNTSHNYEVIPNWAKVPENVTLGYTHGIEVDQMDRFYLFHTGTPSVVVFDRNGQYLNAWGEEFEGGAHGFYLHKEAGGEFLYVTDTDKGIMVKTTLTGEHLLTIGTPDLPEIYDAERKFVPTDVAVAPNGDIYIADGYGQSWVHQYNALGDYIRSWGGKGSEVGQFACPHGISVDLRRGEPELYVADRGNHRIQVFTLDGQFKRAFDHDMDMPCSFYFYKDEMYFPDLYSRVTVFDKHDRLITHLGEDRQAKSQEGWPNLDKAYYRANKFSSPHGICVDSRGDVYVAEWISDGRLTKLARS